The following nucleotide sequence is from Elusimicrobiota bacterium.
TTCCCTTTTAATATACGGAAATATATAGACTCTATCCGCATCCTCAAATACAAATGCTTCCGCGGAAGCCTCATTTGACTCATAAAGCTTCGTGTATCTTTCCGTAAAATAGATATCCCTGTTCTCCGCATCGAATGACTCCAAGTAAGAATCCCAACTTTTGGTAATAAAACCCTTCAAAATATACCTCCTGTGTCCGGGCCATTTTTAAAATTAACTTGACAACTCCCCACAGCTTGGAGTCTGTGCCGCAACTAGTTTCAAAAGAGGCCTTTGAAAACTAAATATCGTATTTTTTAGAAAATTCTTTTGAAAAAATACTTTTTATCTTGAAAAATCGCAATATTGAAGCAACTCGAAAACAATTGCGACACAATCTCGCAGAGCGGAGGTTCATTAACGTTGTAGGTTAAATCAAAATCAGGAGAAAGATACATTTTTTCTTTTCCTATTAGTCCATCGAAAATCTTTTTAACGTATTTTTTAATTCTTCTAACTGACCAATATCAATCCATGATTTTTCCGAGATCGGATAAACCCCGACATTTTTCCCGGTTGTCATACAGGAATTAATTAGGTCGGTCATGTGAAAGGCCTTTCCATTTGGAACAAACTTGAAAACAGAAGGTTCCAGCACATACATCCCCGTATTCACAAGATAATCGTACTCGGGTTTCTCTTCTATAACGTTAAGTTTGCCGTCTTTCCCGGTTTTGCAGATACCGTAAGGGATAGTGTAGTGCTTCATTGATCCCACCAATGTTATCTGGTTCCTATTTTGTTTATGGAAAGAGATAATATCCGAAAAATCTGCTTCAATTACTATATCGCAGTTGCTGACAAAGAAGGTGGTTTTGATCTTATTCTTTAATAGACTGAGGCAGCCGGCAGTTCCAAGCGGTTTTTTTTCATTAATATAATTAATCTTGTAAGGGTGTTTAAAATCATCAAAATAGGCCTTAATTATGTTGGACTTATAATTAACCGACATGTAAAACAAACGGCAATCATATTCGGAGAATCTTTCCATTATTATCTCGGAAATAGGCTTTTCGCCGATCAGCATAAGTGGTTTAGGCAGGACTTTTGTGAACGGAGAAAGCCTTGTCCCCTCTCCGCCTGCCATAAGGACGACGGGAAGATTAATCTTCTTTTTGGATTTTGTCTTCTTATCAAATATATCGTGCCACCATATCGCTGAAACAATCCTGTTTCCGCTTCCCAACACCGGAATGCATTCAATTTGCTTCTTAAGCATAAGTTCTTTGGCTTCTTCAACTTTATAATCTTCTTTTAACGTAATAGGATTCTTATTCATTGCCTTTGATATAGGTTCGGTCAAACTTTTCTAATTCTTTCCATGGCTTAAAAGTTCCTTTTTTAGGATTTTGCAGGTGTTTCTGATGTTTTCGGCTGTATTAAGAGTTGAACTGGGAAGGCAGAGCCCGTGTTCGTACACGAAACGAGCGTTTTCAAATTTTCCCTTACTTAAATTTTTATAAGGCGGATGGTCAACAAGAGGCATAAATATTCTTCTTGAAGGTATTCCTTTCTTATTTAGCCCCTTCATTAAGCTGGGAACGACCGACTTATCTTTGAGCAATATGCATGTAAACCACCATGAACTCCTTGCGCAGGAATACTCTTTTTGGAATGTAAATTCATTAATTCCGCCAAGTTCTTGAATATAAATATCATGATACATTTTTTTCCTTTCAAGGAAGGATTTTAGCCTGGTCATCTGAGCTAATCCGAGAGCCGCCTCTATATTAGTCATCCTATAGTTAAACCCTATCTCAGGATGGTAATATCCTCTCAATTCATCACGAGCCTGATTTACCAAGAACTTAATATGTTCAAGGCTTTTTAATTTGTTACCGGCAATCATACCTCCGCCGCCGGTTGTGATAATCTTATTGCCGTTAAAGCTAAAACATCCAAGGTCACCTATCGTGCCGGTTATTTTGCCGCTATAAACGGCTCCAAGGCTTTCGGTTGCATCTTCAATAATATAAAGCCCGCGTTCTTTCGCAATTCTTTTCAAGGAACCCATGTCACAAGGGTTACCATAAAGATGAACCGGTATAATAGCTTTTGTTCTCTTTGTAATGGCTTTCACTAGTTCAGAAGGGCTGATATTCCAGGTTTCTCTGTCAACATCAACAAAAACGGGCCGAGCGCCAAGCTGAATGATTGGATTTACAGTAGCAATAAAAGTAAGAACGGGAACAATTACTTCATCTCCTTTACCGATGCCAAGTTCATACAATGCCATATATAGAGCTGCTGTTCCGCTTTGGACTGAAACTGCCCGTTTTGTTTTAAGGTATGCGGCAAATTTTTTTTCAAAAGAACCTACAAAAGGGCCGATTGCAGAAACAAAGCGGGAATCGATTGCCTTATTTAAATATCCTTTTTCGATCGCACTTACATTGGGTGCATCTAAAAATACTTTCCTAAACATTGTATATACCAGCCTTATATCTGTGCAAATTAGACTTAAACCACTGGAGAGTTTCTTTAATGCCTTCATCCAGAGTTTTTTTCTGAGTCCCTGGAGTTAGCTTTTTGATTTTTTCATTACTCCCCAATAATCTTTTGACTTTGCTTTTTTCAGGCCTTAAACGGCTTTTATCTCTTATTATTTTTACGTCCGAATCAATCAAATTAATAATCATTTTTGCTAAATCACCAATAAAACAAGCCTGTTTCGGATAAATAGTGGATCAAATCGATCGCAGATCGTTTGCCGGACTTTTCGCTGTATTCAATCGTTGTAGAATTTTCCTTGTCAGAAACCGTATGTCTGATTGAATAGTTCAAGCCTTTTGACGCAAGATTTTTACAGGCAAACTCAATTATATCGATAAGGTCTCCGGACCCTGAGATAACGAAATCTGTGCACCCTCCATTATGTTTGTTTTCAAGAAGTTCTTTGATTTTTGCGCGGACGGACGTTAAAAGATTTATAGTTTTTAGAGTGAAGTTATAAGATTTGTTTGCCTTTTCTGCGAAGCCTTTTGGGGTAAGAAGGTATTGAATTTTTCTTTTATCAAGTTGTTTTACTTTTATGTACCCTTTGCCGATAAGCCGCTTAATGATGAGGTTTGTCATACCCAAAGAAATCCCGGCCCGGCTAGCGATTGTACGCTGGTCCGGCAAGTGGTTATTGGAAATCTCATTAATTACTGCAAATTCTTTTTCAGATACTTTTGATGGCATAATTTAGTTTCCCCCAAAAAGCTATGTTCAATGTTTGAACATTTTATATAAATTGATTAAAGCTGTCAAGAGGGTGCATCTAGTATTCTTTATCAACAATACTTTCTCCTAGATTGCCCTTAATTGGCCTTATTTCTTCAATCATTGAGACCGCTAACAACAAAAAGCAATATATCTAAACTGTAACGCCAAGACTCTTTATACTGTTGCGCGACTTTCCTTGTGCATAGACCTAATCGTCCTGGTTACTGGCGTATAAACAGCCTATAGTTCCTTGCCAAGTCCGATCACTCTTATGAAGAATAAGCGGCACCGGAACATTTTAGGTAGTTAGTATGCCCGGAACAACAATTAAAAAACAAAGAAAATTACAAATGTTTCGTTTTCATACTATTAACTACAGTTATTGCCTGGAAGTTTCGGTTACATCTTCAAATTTGGTGCTCTCGAAAGGGGCATAGAAAACGCGGTCAGGCAGTAATTCGTTACCGTCGTTAAAGTAGTATTTTAAGATAACCCTGAAAGAATTTACCGGGGTTATGGAGCTATATAAATGTTTCTGAATATCCGCAGGCAAATAGTAAGCATTCATTATTCTTGTTGAAGCTTTTATGCGACTTTCGCTATTCAGGGCCAGATTAGGCCCATGGTCACCCTGAATAATAATTATCGGGCGTTTTTTTGACTTGCTTAAAATGGTATCTACCGTTTCTTTCAGCCGGCTATTT
It contains:
- a CDS encoding nucleotidyltransferase family protein — protein: MNKNPITLKEDYKVEEAKELMLKKQIECIPVLGSGNRIVSAIWWHDIFDKKTKSKKKINLPVVLMAGGEGTRLSPFTKVLPKPLMLIGEKPISEIIMERFSEYDCRLFYMSVNYKSNIIKAYFDDFKHPYKINYINEKKPLGTAGCLSLLKNKIKTTFFVSNCDIVIEADFSDIISFHKQNRNQITLVGSMKHYTIPYGICKTGKDGKLNVIEEKPEYDYLVNTGMYVLEPSVFKFVPNGKAFHMTDLINSCMTTGKNVGVYPISEKSWIDIGQLEELKNTLKRFSMD
- a CDS encoding DegT/DnrJ/EryC1/StrS family aminotransferase, whose product is MFRKVFLDAPNVSAIEKGYLNKAIDSRFVSAIGPFVGSFEKKFAAYLKTKRAVSVQSGTAALYMALYELGIGKGDEVIVPVLTFIATVNPIIQLGARPVFVDVDRETWNISPSELVKAITKRTKAIIPVHLYGNPCDMGSLKRIAKERGLYIIEDATESLGAVYSGKITGTIGDLGCFSFNGNKIITTGGGGMIAGNKLKSLEHIKFLVNQARDELRGYYHPEIGFNYRMTNIEAALGLAQMTRLKSFLERKKMYHDIYIQELGGINEFTFQKEYSCARSSWWFTCILLKDKSVVPSLMKGLNKKGIPSRRIFMPLVDHPPYKNLSKGKFENARFVYEHGLCLPSSTLNTAENIRNTCKILKKELLSHGKN